One Streptococcus sp. VT 162 genomic window, GATTCACTGGAAAAGGTGACAATCACTCTTCCTCCTCAAACATCAGAGCATCTAATTCTTCTCTTTCAGCCGCAATCTCTTCGAAGGTAGAAATAATATTATTTAAAAATTCTAAGGTGATAATACCAGTCGAATCTCTCATCGTAACCATAGTCCCAATAGCACTCAACTCATGGATGAGTGCTCTAACCTTTTTCAATTCATCCAAATCTAACATGTCTACTTCTATTACCGTGTCATGATCTTCTATTCTGGATTGAATTAAAGAGAAAGGCAAGGATGAATAATTTCTTAACAACTTATAGGTTCCTGACTTGTCACCTATAGAATCTATACAAATAGCTAGCATCATTTTTACTCCTTTATACTTGAAAACATCAGTATCCCATGTCTACAAGGAAAAGATATAAGCTTGAATCTCCTCTATCATGCATCGATTTGTCGTTCTTACTCTTATGGCTTGAAGCCATAAA contains:
- a CDS encoding 50S ribosomal protein L7/L12; protein product: MLAICIDSIGDKSGTYKLLRNYSSLPFSLIQSRIEDHDTVIEVDMLDLDELKKVRALIHELSAIGTMVTMRDSTGIITLEFLNNIISTFEEIAAEREELDALMFEEEE